DNA sequence from the Brienomyrus brachyistius isolate T26 chromosome 18, BBRACH_0.4, whole genome shotgun sequence genome:
TGCCCCGCTCCGAAAGCccctattcactcacgcacctGATAACGATCATTTTTACCTATAACCTACAGACAAAACTGCTCCAAACGCTGTAGTTCTGCTGCACACTTTGTCATGAACCAGCTGCCACCGCGCCTGTGCTGTCGCTGATTCGGAAAATCACCACTTGCCAAAACCTTTTTGCAACACCTCATGTCCCACCCCCttaattaaccccccccccccccccccccaactagcCGCGATCTATTGCCTTTAACGGACAGTGGTGAGAGACCAAGTTGTCTCTTGTTCTCTTACACACTGCAAACCTTCCGTTCCACTGTGGAGTTGGGATTTTATTCGCACCCACACCGACAGGCAACTCTCGGTGGAATTTTGTCGACCCAGGCATCAAACGCACATGTGCAGtagccccctccccctctaCTGTACTTTATTAATAAGGCAGTGAGGTAACATAAACTTTTGATTTCACATTCAGTCCAAAGAGGTCTGCTTTCCACCAGCGGACATCAGGCATCCTCTAATATCGACTTTTTTAAGATCCTCATATCAGCCACCGCTTACTACTGACCTAAAGTGGACTGACACTGCAAGCGATAGGTACCTCAATGTGAAtttctatgaaaaaaaaaactcctatACACTACTCTGCCAAGACAAAACCTCTTTATAATTTAAGCACGCAAGTTAAATCCTCTAAGAAAAGCAGAGTCGTCTTTTACAAGTCCAAACAAACACATCCAAGTGCTTCAAATAATGTAAAGAAAAAAATTGCATAAACGCAGTGCGCTTCGTCTTGCAAATAAAGTGGTAATTCCGAAGGATTTACTTTTCTTGGCACAAAATGAAAACAGGCGTTCACTTCAGTGCGGCATCAGTACTTCTGTTCCGTTCTCATTTTCCTCTTTATGAaactggcgtcggccagtcTACCCACTCAGATAGGCTTAATCACCTATTACTTCGCTATCGGGACACCCCCGCAAAGCAAACAGGCGCGTTTCCGCTCCATACAGCCCGGAACGCGGCGACTTGAGAAAACGGGCCGAGCTACTCGGTCTGCTGACACGAAACACCTTGAGATGCGAACGGGATCAGGTACCAACCGCACATGGCGCGTCCGTGCGGCAGAGCCGCGCTTACCGGAGAAGCGGGCCTTACCACGCTGTTCCACAATGACATTTACAGCTGCAAGTTATTATATTACATTTCCTGCAGAAAATTAATATACTGTTTGATTATATTGTTTTACGGGAATTAACTTTAGGTTATACTCTCTATACATATCTGTACATTTTTTATTGATAGGCTAGATATTAAGCATagatataaatataatacaaatataaaaGTCGAAAAGAAAAGTAAGATCACAATCGAAATGGCTCGCTGTAATTTTTCCTAATAAAACTTTCTGAAATATACGatgtcaagaaaaaaaaatctaccgtTAAAAAAATTAATGTTTTAAAGCCACAAGAACAATTATATACCTGTGCATTAACAGAAAAAATGTACATGTGACAACACAGAGAGAAACGTCCACCTCCATTCCGGAGAGTTCTCGCCCCTTACCTTGCGTGCTTCACCAgacgcagccgcctccgcttaGCTGTCCGCGTCTGGAGGTGTGGAGCCTCTGCTCGCAAAGCAGCCAGAGCAGCGGCACAACCCCGGCGTCAGCCAGGCTGGAGCCTCAGCGCCTTCGTGCGGAATTCATCCGCTGCCTCTGGATCGCGCCCAGGACCTCGGCGCTCTAGTCCAGCGGAGGCTGAGACGCGACGCTCCCTTAATTAATATGATCTGCGTGCCGGGAAGGAGCGCTTGCCCATCAACACGCTGTTATACCTATTCTAGTGtttgttgtgtttttatttatctcTTTTTATTCAAATGTGCTTATATTGCGAAATGAAAGAGCTGACTAGCGCACCTGTTCTGCCCACCGTTTACAGTAGTTTAATAAAACTATAAATAGCAAACACTGAGTAAGTTTGGGTTCGATACATTCATCTTGCGCTGGCGATGACAATGAGTTTATATtcaccagcaaaaaaaaaatactttacagcgtcaataataaaaataatttaattgtcCGTCCATGAGAACTAAAGCGGTTCCATACAAAGAGTTTCCTACGCGACAATTAGCCGTTTTACGGCGTATATATGCAAGGCAGGTAACTTGAGGGCAGTTTTGGGGTGGGTCACGATTTAACCCCGCCGGACTAAAGGGCCAATAGTCATTCACTCGTGTAATTTGACAAGCGCCTTGTCTGTTATGTAATATCACTCTGATTAGAATACTATGCCAAACTCTCAATACAAAACAAGTAAAATTACCAATAAATCAAACTGATTTGGTAATAATCAGGAATTTAGGCATTTCCGAAGATTTGTTTGTATTTCACAGTGTGAACTATAGCTTacaataagaaaaaaatgtttacaaataacAATCTTGAGAGATAATAGCCAGATATCCTTTACTCTGATATGTTTTGCAAGCCACTCTCAGCTACCTGTTACAATTTCCCCGCATTCTGTTCACTTCTAGATAAACTGTTgcaggtgggggctggggggctggaTACAGGGGTCCCGACTCGGTCCAGAAGCCCAAATAACGCTGCCGCGCTCATGCCGGCTGCAGCAGAAGCGCTTTCCTCGGCTCCCGGGAACCAGACCGCCGGGAATATCGATCTCCGCGGGGCCCGTCCGCTCACTGCGGATGGATACATTTCGATCCTGAGTGTGCAGTGACTGGTCCAGTTAATGACGCAAGTCTGGCTGGCGACACACAGTCTGGGACTTTGACATTTTCACATTCGAGAACAACTGGGAAGGAACGAAACAATGCATTTCGAATACGGGGTACGCGAATGCCGACCCCtggaaattaagaaaaaaaaatcacagtgtgCATAGCATACAGTGATATCACAAAGTGACATGTTAAGTAAAGCACAAGGTTGTAAAACGTCTGTACGCGCGACGTCGAACAGAACAAGGTGCATTTTATTTAGTCTCCACCGCAAGAGATTATTTGTCTGGATCAAACGCGCAGCAAGTTTAGGTGCCGCGCGTCGCCAACAGgaaacaaaatatttaaaaatcataaatatCAACACACAATACCCAGGGAACGGGGTCTAGGAATGAGAAAAAGATAtgaagagaaggagagaaagaaagagaatgACTTCCtggcacagagacagacaggagagGACAAACAGGATATACTCCCCAGGGTACTGAACAGCCCACAAAAACATCCACATTATTAGGTTTAGAGTCTTCGCTAGACCTCAAAATTGCACAAGAAAACAACAAATTATAACGGCACCTCGTATATTAAAATAGAAATGCTTCTTCTGACTTGTTCCGAATTGAAAGCACAGAGAATACTGCACCCAACCGTTTTAAAAGTTCCTCATAAATAGGTGCATCAGTATTCCAGGATGCATGTGCAAAACGCAACGCCATTGAAACAATGATATTGTATTGACTGCAGACGCAGGTCTAATTCCGGGCTTCTCGGCCAGTGCGGGTTCAGATAGGAGATGGACTGCAGCAGGGAAACGCCAATGGGCCGCCGCACAGACGCGAACCTGATCGGCGTCCGGGAAAATTGGCGAAACATACAGATGAAACGAGGATTAGCTCCCCCGCCACCCCCAGGGCGCCGACATGAGAAACGTTTAATAGCCGGGCCTTGTGCTCGGAAAGAATGAGAAACTCCTTTTGATATGCAAATATGAAAgtggtaattaaaaaaaaaacattaacgaCATATTAATTTGGTGTTTTGTCTTGCTGAACATTATTTCATTAGATTTATACTCGATGACTGTTTACTTCACTCATCTGCGTTCCAGTCCAAGGAGTCTCTTTACTGTAATATAATGAGACAGCGCACGTGCTCCCCGTGAATGGGGTCAGTCCCCCCGGTTACTTGGGGGGCTTGTCACTGCAGCCCTCTTGGTAACAGTTTTCAATCATAAACCTAGTTGGCCCTTAAATGCTTAAATTAGTAAGACATGCATCGACCAATATCACGTCTGCTGTTTCACATAAGATATTTAGCTTTGTGTAGATGCATATCAAACATAACTtacaaaatatgtaaaaatcTAATTTTGACATGCAATCCTGCAGCTGACCGGTGAGATACCTCAAGGCGTTGCATGATAAATCTCACTGTTCAATGCACACGGCCAACAGCAACAGCATCGCATGCCTCACACACTGGCTCACATAACATTTACTATCGCAGGATGATGCACGTCGCATTTTCAGGCGCAGCTCTGGGGGAAAAGTCATGTGACCGCAGCATTTCTGGGCAGACGTAGGCCCTTAGCATCAGTTGCTCTTGGGATACAGTTGGATCCTGTATGtctctttggacaaaagtgtctgctaagtgcataaaagtaatatagcattaaaaacagtgcaaacacacacaacattaaatttgtttttctgtatttttccaACTAAATTGTTTTAAGGTTACCCTCAGTTAATTCAGTGAGGAAAACCTCTTTAAATCCAAATAAAATTGAAACATGGCATCTACAATGCAAGTGACCAAAAtcagaatataaaataaaataaaaaaaaaaaaattcattgaTAGCACTACGTGTCCATCACGTTCTATCACACCCCACGGACACCAGTCATTGTGTCGGACACAGCATTAAAACCGCATGTAACAATGGATGGGCGTGCATCTGCATCCACAGTGCCACCATGCACACGGCTGCATTTTGCGTCTAGTCGGCTTTCTTCTGGGACTGCAACTTCCAGACACCGGTTAGGTAGCGCAGGCGGATGAACACCAGGTCCCTCCccatctgcagccagctccagaaCGGCACCAGCTTGGACCCTGGGAACAAGCGGCCAGACATGGGGTGTGAACTGGCCATCGTCACGGCGACCACATCAAAGAAACCGTAACGTGGCAACAGCCACATACTGTGGACAGGTACCAAAATAGTACGTCCTCTCTGGCCCTACATGTCTGTCTGCCTCAACCAGACGTTTGTTCTCTCCGCGCGTTTGGTGTATCAGGCCCATGGGCAAAGGTAccttggcagattcagggggcccagcactttataaGGACCCCAAAACCCATAGTTGGGGGCCCACCTGGCAAAACCTACTGAGGCACGCATGGGAGTTCTACTTATACAAACATgtcctgagggcagaaggaaaaataataggttgtctctctgaaccaatcagattgtagaggaggtgggaccaaccaattaGATATGTTGGCcccgcctcctctacaatctgattggttcagagagagaaccaataatttttccttctgccctcagaacattaaaACTCCCAGGAGCTACTGAAGCAAATTATATACAAGTGGGGCCAGTATTTCTTTAAAATGCCAACCCAAGCCAGTGACCCAATTTTGTCAGGAGGCCTACATTTCTAGTAACACCACAGATTAGGCCCCCAGAAAGAATGCATACACAGATGTGAACTACTGGAAATGTGCAAATTGGCTGTACGCCCAGACCCTGTATATCTAACTCCAGTGCGGATAGATAAAAGGAGCATCACCTTTCAGACAGATTCCGTTCCTCCTGGAGGGAGGGCAGTTATCCGTTACCCACCTTCAATCTCCGTCCAGTTCACCGCCACCTCTGCAATGGGGATCTTTAAGCACTGGGCGATGTACAGGAGCTCCACATCGAAAGCCCTGCAaaacatcagtgccactgataCTACACACAGTCTCTCCATGTTTCACATGTGTGGTTCCCCCGATCATGGAATGAGCTGCTGAACCACCTTCAAGAAACGGCTGAAGACCCATCTGTTCCAGGAATTCCTCTACTAGCCGGATATTTCTTTTGTTGCGTAGCTCCTGCTCTCATACTGCTTACAATCATACCTCTGCATTTATTAGAAGCTCAGCCTACCTGCACTAGTCGACTCCTCGACAGCCGTATTTTTATaaagtgctatttgcctcacttgtatgtcacaAAAACATCTGCTAAGTAAAAATAACtgtcaaaacacataaaatgtaAACAAGCAGAAACACGCATGTCGGTGCATGCTCACGTCTGCTTACTTACTAGGGTACGGCCACTTTGCTATtaagtgcattgtgagtttgcgTCAAACACGCCAGTGAAAAACCGCGTGCATGGCGATGTACTTAGCGATTTAATTTGACCGACTGGGACTTCATGCCGCACTGCCAGTGCGTTAACCACAGTGGCACTAAATCAAAACATGGAGGATCCCCTGTAATCACCACGGCAAATGGAAAGCCACGTTCAAAGCATGCCTCACTGCCACGACATTGGAGCGGAGCCTCGGACCGCTGCGGAAAAAATTCTTTGACATTTAaatcgtgccccccccccttgcaaaacggagggaggtggctgggtgggggttggggcaCGGGATCTATGAGGCTGCGAGTTTGCATTTCTCTGTCAGGTGAGTGGGAGGGCCTTGGTCACAATGTGGAGCGCAGTCCCTGAAAGTAAATCCTGCACCACCCCCACGGCTAAATTAAACTGCTCTTGGTATCCGGCTGCCACTTCTTCAGTGTTGTGGCCATCAGCGGAAGGTTCTGGTAGCACAGGTGGACAGAAAACCTTAACCGAAATGCCACTTATTGATAAGAACCTGCCGCAGAACCGCTAGCAAATGGAACACGATCACTTCACAGAGGATGATGAAAACGACCTTCCCCAAAACCCACAGAAATAAAATTCTTCACCGTGATGTACCTCTGAGTCCATGCCCTTCACTAGGAGGATACCTGCCATACCAACTTAGCTCAGCTCTCCTGCAAAGGGAGCACCCCGAGCTTTGGACACCTACCAGCGCTCCACGTGCAGAATGGAGAAGGTCTTCAAAGCAGCTTCTCGGGTGAACAGCTTGAAACCGCACTGGGTGTCCCTGATGCCCCTCACGCAGAAGAACCAAACAAGGAAGTGGAACCCGTACATCAAGAAAGTCCGGAACGCAGAGCGCTGTGGTGGGCAGGGTCAggttcagggttagggttagggttactgtAAACTAGGATTACCGCAAATATTGCAAGACACCAGGTCCCACTGACAAGATTCACCATTCTTctgaataataatgaatgaatgcaactttattgatccccgtggagAACTTCTCTTTTCTCCTGTCCCACCCTGCTCTCAACAAGGACACACACAGATGAGATAAGGCTTGGGGATTTCAGCGAAGGACAGCCACCTATGGCGTCCTGAGACTCGGGGTttagagccttgctcaagggcccacggtaatgatggacaaaatgacgcttcatgaaccatttgctgtattttttggccccactagatggtgctcttggcttgCATTAGGGCATGCTTTGTGCCCTTTTTCTGTATAGAGAGCTCCACCTAGTGGGGTcacaaaaatacagcaaatggtttttgaagcatcattttgtcactagcccacagacatgtgactattctgctgatgCTGGGCTGGAACCAGTGGCCTTCTGATCAAAGACAGAGGCTTAGCAAATAAAACAACTGATAAAACACCTCTCTAGTATTTTACACACCCATTTTCTAGCTCAGGGATGAACTATGTAGAACAGAAATGCTTGTGCAAACACAAGCATTAAATACCTGAGCTACAGACTCCTTCTCCAAATGTGCCCTGGATCCACAGGAAATGGCCATGTTCTCCTGCAAGGCAGACATTGCTAATCAATCGCTGCACAGATCCCAGTGTCATTGCTCCCTGGGTAAGCCTTGTGTCCAGTGCACTGAAAGTGGTGTGGCGCACACAGGCATGTAAGACCCACCGGTTTTGGCTTGATATCCTGGAGTGCAGCCTCCACCTTCTCCAGGTCTGGGAACTTTGTAGCGCCGTCTGCATCCGCCATCAAGATGAGCTTCCCCCGAGAGCTCAGTGTGCCCTGCGGAGACCAGGATGGAAGACCACATGGCAGATAATCCCTCTGAAAAATCTCCCTGGCCTGCTATGTCACGTAAATTCTAACCGAAACTCAGTAGCAAAAATTAAGAGCTTTAGCCGATTTTAGACATGCAAACACGATCACGCTCCAAACAGCGGAAGAGAATAtaaatgatgacatttctgagtAAAATGTATACAGTTCAAAACAATT
Encoded proteins:
- the alg5 gene encoding dolichyl-phosphate beta-glucosyltransferase gives rise to the protein MDFGLFDLLQLLGALVVISFLLILLTAHLSASKMVGFRRHEKEKYFLTEEGKREEFPFLQTPHSRELTVVVPSYNEQLRLPVMMEEAMEYLENRQKQQSSFTYEVIVVDDGSKDKTTEVALGYTKRYGASKVRVLTLVKNRGKGGAVMMGTLSSRGKLILMADADGATKFPDLEKVEAALQDIKPKPENMAISCGSRAHLEKESVAQRSAFRTFLMYGFHFLVWFFCVRGIRDTQCGFKLFTREAALKTFSILHVERWAFDVELLYIAQCLKIPIAEVAVNWTEIEGSKLVPFWSWLQMGRDLVFIRLRYLTGVWKLQSQKKAD